One segment of Corynebacterium atrinae DNA contains the following:
- a CDS encoding transposase, with product MPKKYPDELKARAIELVIHAQSDSVTARGAAGRVAEQLGLNRETLRSWVSAHKKSGATTVDESLDLEAENRRLRAELAESRRANEILKRASACLSRRSSTAHTGNRRLH from the coding sequence ATGCCTAAGAAGTACCCCGACGAGCTCAAAGCACGCGCCATCGAACTCGTCATCCACGCCCAATCCGACTCAGTCACCGCACGCGGTGCAGCCGGTCGGGTAGCTGAACAACTCGGACTCAACCGTGAAACCCTGCGTAGCTGGGTCAGCGCCCACAAGAAATCTGGTGCCACCACCGTCGATGAGTCCCTCGATCTAGAGGCAGAAAACCGGCGGCTACGTGCCGAACTCGCCGAATCCCGGCGTGCCAACGAGATCTTGAAGAGGGCTTCGGCTTGTCTATCGCGGCGGAGCTCGACCGCCCACACCGGTAATCGTCGCCTTCATTGA
- a CDS encoding IS3 family transposase: MVRVLASTPARIATSSYYAFKSRPTSARAIRDVKIVAALRRIHAENYSCYGVRKMWHAINRDGSCGRVARCTVERLMREASLDGVRRKRKKPSTRSADAADCPTDLVDRVFGVLAPNQLWVADITYIPTALGWVYTAFVLDVYSRQIVGWQVTNHLRQSLATDAVTMALAARRRAGESVAGLVHHSDRGVQYRAVHYTDTLADSEVVASVGSRGDSYDNAMAEALNSVYKAELIDRHHWDGLIDVMAATAQWVGWYNSARLHSQIGYRTPDEAHSQLAVMAAAG, translated from the coding sequence ATCGTACGGGTACTAGCTAGTACTCCCGCGCGTATCGCGACGAGCTCCTATTACGCCTTCAAGTCCCGACCTACCTCGGCCAGGGCCATCCGTGATGTGAAGATCGTGGCTGCTCTTCGTCGAATCCACGCCGAGAACTACTCCTGTTACGGGGTGCGGAAGATGTGGCACGCGATCAACCGTGACGGCAGCTGCGGGCGTGTCGCCCGCTGCACCGTGGAACGGCTCATGCGTGAGGCCAGCCTCGATGGTGTGCGTCGCAAGCGGAAGAAACCATCCACACGCTCGGCTGACGCTGCTGACTGTCCTACAGATCTGGTTGACCGGGTATTCGGGGTACTGGCACCGAATCAGTTGTGGGTCGCGGACATCACCTACATTCCCACTGCGTTGGGCTGGGTGTATACCGCGTTTGTCTTAGATGTCTACTCCCGACAGATCGTCGGCTGGCAGGTCACCAATCACCTGCGGCAATCATTAGCTACTGATGCGGTGACCATGGCGTTAGCTGCCCGTCGGCGTGCGGGCGAGTCGGTCGCCGGGCTGGTCCACCACAGCGATAGAGGCGTGCAATACCGGGCGGTGCACTACACCGACACCCTGGCCGATAGTGAGGTTGTCGCCTCTGTCGGATCCAGGGGCGACTCCTACGACAATGCGATGGCCGAAGCATTGAACTCGGTGTACAAGGCCGAGTTGATTGACCGCCACCACTGGGACGGCCTCATCGATGTCATGGCTGCTACAGCGCAGTGGGTCGGGTGGTACAACTCTGCTCGGCTTCACTCCCAGATTGGGTATCGCACGCCTGATGAAGCTCACTCACAGTTAGCGGTTATGGCCGCTGCTGGTTGA
- a CDS encoding FUSC family protein, which produces MAKVRISTLERLRVLETSLESRFSRVRKRSLSIVQAALASGLAFWVAREVFGHHSPFFAPITVVIILGMAGGERIKKAIELSIGCTIGVGLGDLLVHFVGPGVWQISIIVALSLLLAAFLSESQLLSNQVAIGAILISTIMPPGTSGGGPDRMVDAFIGSVIGLAAVAFLPSSPLNSGRREVSKLLAIASSVFDDVAQALDEGDSERLDQAIEAIQNTQDSINNMLEAARGGREVSNLSPLMWGKRRRVRSLERILPAVEQTMRNAGVLARRARVLCSDGDSVSIRLINVVDELADITASLSDVFDDRTEATEAIEVPGLVRRLQVLAAGEDMGAITVKGVLSEYVILAQARSITVDLLVVCGWSRESALAALATTSATPAYPHERWPGIYDD; this is translated from the coding sequence ATGGCCAAAGTTAGAATCAGCACGCTGGAACGCCTGCGTGTCCTAGAGACGTCGCTGGAGTCGCGGTTTTCGCGTGTTCGCAAGCGTTCTCTGAGTATTGTGCAGGCGGCGCTGGCGTCTGGGCTGGCCTTTTGGGTAGCCCGAGAGGTTTTTGGGCATCACAGTCCCTTCTTTGCTCCGATTACGGTCGTGATCATTTTGGGAATGGCCGGCGGGGAGCGGATCAAGAAGGCGATTGAGCTATCAATCGGCTGCACCATTGGAGTCGGTCTCGGAGATCTCCTGGTGCATTTCGTTGGCCCCGGGGTGTGGCAAATTTCAATTATCGTGGCGTTGTCGCTGCTCCTAGCGGCATTTCTCAGCGAGTCGCAGTTGCTGTCTAACCAGGTCGCGATTGGCGCAATTTTGATCAGTACGATTATGCCCCCGGGCACATCGGGTGGTGGGCCTGATCGTATGGTGGATGCGTTTATCGGATCGGTCATCGGGCTTGCCGCGGTCGCATTTTTGCCTTCGTCGCCCTTGAACTCGGGACGCAGGGAGGTTTCCAAGCTGCTGGCGATTGCATCTTCGGTATTCGATGATGTGGCCCAGGCATTGGACGAGGGTGATTCCGAGAGGCTGGATCAAGCGATTGAAGCAATCCAGAACACTCAAGACAGCATCAACAACATGTTGGAGGCTGCCAGGGGTGGTCGCGAAGTGTCCAACTTGTCGCCATTGATGTGGGGTAAGAGGCGCCGAGTGAGATCGCTAGAGCGAATTCTGCCAGCGGTGGAGCAAACGATGCGTAATGCGGGGGTATTGGCTCGGAGGGCTCGAGTGCTGTGCAGCGATGGGGACTCGGTCAGTATCCGGCTCATCAACGTCGTCGACGAGTTGGCGGATATTACTGCCTCACTGTCTGATGTGTTTGATGATCGGACTGAGGCGACTGAGGCGATTGAAGTGCCGGGTCTCGTGCGTCGTCTGCAGGTTCTGGCGGCGGGTGAAGATATGGGGGCTATCACCGTGAAGGGCGTGCTCTCTGAGTACGTCATCTTGGCTCAGGCCAGGTCGATCACTGTCGATTTGCTGGTGGTCTGTGGCTGGTCGCGGGAGTCAGCTTTGGCAGCTTTGGCAACCACATCGGCGACCCCGGCGTACCCTCACGAGCGCTGGCCCGGCATCTATGACGACTAA
- the fbaA gene encoding class II fructose-bisphosphate aldolase: MPIATPEVYNEMLDRAKAGGYAFPAINCTSSETINAALKGFADAESDGIIQFSTGGAEFGSGLNVKNKVAGAVALAAFAHEAAKHYGINVALHTDHCQKEVLDEYVRPLIAISQERVDRGELPLFQSHMWDGSAVPIDENLEIAQELLAKAKAANIILEVEIGVVGGEEDGVEAKAGANLYTSAEDFEKTIDAIGTGDKGRYLLAATFGNVHGVYKPGNVKLRPEVLLEGQQVARKKLGVGDDALPFDFVFHGGSGSEKEKIEEALRYGVIKMNVDTDTQYAFTRPIVGHMFDNYDGVLKVDGEVGNKKAYDPRSYMKKAEQGMADRIIEACQDLHSVGKTISK; encoded by the coding sequence ATGCCTATCGCAACCCCTGAGGTCTACAACGAGATGCTTGATCGGGCTAAGGCAGGCGGCTACGCCTTCCCGGCCATCAACTGCACCTCCTCCGAAACGATCAACGCCGCACTCAAGGGCTTCGCTGACGCCGAGTCTGACGGCATCATTCAGTTCTCTACTGGTGGCGCAGAGTTCGGTTCTGGTCTTAACGTCAAGAACAAGGTCGCCGGAGCTGTTGCCCTCGCCGCATTCGCACACGAGGCAGCCAAGCACTACGGGATCAACGTTGCACTGCACACCGACCACTGCCAGAAGGAAGTACTCGACGAGTACGTCCGCCCGTTGATCGCCATCTCGCAGGAGCGAGTCGATCGTGGCGAGCTTCCCCTGTTCCAGTCTCACATGTGGGATGGCTCCGCTGTCCCGATCGATGAGAACCTTGAGATTGCTCAGGAGCTGCTGGCTAAGGCAAAGGCTGCCAACATCATCCTTGAGGTCGAAATCGGCGTCGTCGGCGGCGAAGAGGATGGCGTCGAGGCTAAAGCCGGCGCTAACCTTTACACCTCCGCTGAGGACTTTGAGAAGACCATCGACGCCATCGGTACCGGCGACAAGGGCCGCTACCTCCTCGCCGCAACCTTCGGAAACGTCCACGGCGTGTACAAGCCGGGCAACGTGAAGCTGCGCCCCGAGGTCCTCCTCGAAGGCCAGCAGGTCGCTCGCAAGAAGCTCGGCGTGGGCGATGACGCGCTGCCGTTCGACTTCGTCTTCCACGGTGGCTCCGGCTCCGAGAAGGAAAAGATCGAAGAGGCCCTGCGGTACGGCGTCATCAAGATGAACGTGGACACTGACACCCAGTATGCGTTCACCCGTCCGATCGTGGGCCACATGTTTGACAATTACGACGGCGTGCTCAAGGTCGACGGCGAAGTAGGCAACAAGAAGGCCTACGACCCGCGCTCCTACATGAAGAAGGCTGAGCAGGGCATGGCCGATCGCATCATCGAGGCCTGCCAGGATCTGCACTCGGTGGGTAAGACCATCAGCAAGTAG
- a CDS encoding MauE/DoxX family redox-associated membrane protein — translation MGMSLVLTSATIILSAVLFYSGIGKLRFSARERARHMHAMAYPETRLTAVLAALHPFGEIGLAAALLFASGSFGIAASVIVIILLAFYLLTILRQYLGRLPGVCPCFGPPRKVTKVTILRNSLFLGLGFMSLMGAMHVGDAPVSVLLSAWPVVLVVALALATLVLIQRAESVEAPPEADYLRLPTPDFPVWQNGRSVGLRQLSFEGPILLVVAEHRSEIGGATLRRIPAWRNKIPTVRVLAAVRRADAEWKDETGSDAWHRGYLFDSQGQVFDGFHIDPAVPTAILLGADGLLAGGPVFGREAINRFVEDIARELNDQPNQPA, via the coding sequence ATGGGTATGTCCTTGGTGTTGACTTCAGCAACGATCATCCTGTCCGCTGTTCTTTTCTACTCTGGCATTGGAAAGCTGAGGTTCAGCGCCCGCGAACGTGCTCGCCACATGCACGCAATGGCATACCCAGAAACCCGCCTGACAGCTGTCCTAGCCGCATTGCATCCGTTTGGCGAGATCGGCCTCGCAGCAGCACTCCTCTTCGCTTCCGGTTCCTTTGGAATAGCCGCTTCCGTGATCGTGATAATTTTGCTGGCGTTCTATCTACTGACAATCCTGAGGCAGTATCTTGGTCGCCTTCCAGGTGTTTGTCCTTGCTTCGGACCTCCACGGAAGGTCACCAAGGTTACTATCTTAAGAAACTCCCTATTCCTCGGATTAGGGTTTATGTCTCTGATGGGAGCAATGCATGTCGGCGACGCACCTGTCAGCGTCCTGCTTTCCGCTTGGCCAGTAGTACTCGTCGTCGCCCTCGCCCTGGCTACATTGGTGCTCATTCAACGCGCTGAAAGTGTCGAAGCTCCGCCGGAGGCTGACTACCTACGCCTTCCCACTCCCGATTTTCCGGTATGGCAAAACGGACGCTCGGTGGGATTGCGCCAGCTTTCATTCGAGGGACCAATCCTGCTGGTGGTTGCAGAACACCGTTCCGAGATTGGCGGGGCTACACTCCGCAGGATTCCTGCCTGGCGGAATAAGATCCCTACCGTTCGAGTCCTTGCGGCGGTGCGCAGAGCCGATGCTGAGTGGAAGGATGAGACAGGATCAGATGCCTGGCACCGCGGCTATCTTTTCGATAGCCAGGGTCAGGTATTTGATGGATTTCACATCGATCCTGCTGTACCAACAGCAATCTTGCTCGGGGCCGATGGCCTCTTGGCTGGCGGCCCAGTTTTTGGACGAGAGGCCATCAACAGGTTCGTCGAAGACATCGCCAGGGAGTTGAACGACCAGCCGAACCAACCTGCGTGA
- a CDS encoding nucleoside-diphosphate sugar epimerase/dehydratase, with translation MSVFGKGAALTPSRPLILLWDVLSWVGAIFLLALLRYDFEISSERLRAIGLYGAVSIVAYLAFGAQTKVLRSRYRVASFEEALALGLLTFAASTVGWSVAALVFGPLKAPPVMVLAVPPIVVVLIVAGRGFSRALRAFARESDDGKEPVIIIGAGDAGNELARAMAINDQSPYRVVGFLDDDPTKRHLRLMGRPVLGQIVDLENVAARYEVDTAILAISVPGKELVSRLSRYAKSAEVELLTLPPVAIRNSGKRDLVDKIRRLEVSDFLGRAPIDTDLESVKGYVQGKRVLITGAGGSIGSEIARQVHSLGPSQLYLLDRDESALCAVQLDIYGNGLLDTDDMVLCDIRDIEAVNQVFEKSDPDVVFHAAALKHLPMLQRFPEEGWKTNVLGTRNVLDAALRQRVETFVNISTDKAAEPTSVLGRTKQIAEHLTAAAAQKSEDGRYVSVRFGNVLGSRGSVLHSFSSQIERGGPITVTDPSVERYFMTIPEACALVIQAGSFGAPGEVLVLDMGEPVKIVDVAQRMVEMSGEDIEIVFTGLRPGEKMSEILLNSDELSRRPFHPLVSHVSVPPCEPGRVGELFDGVIWISDLGKVA, from the coding sequence TTGAGTGTTTTTGGAAAAGGTGCGGCGCTGACCCCCTCCCGTCCCCTGATTCTGCTGTGGGACGTCTTGAGCTGGGTGGGGGCTATATTCCTTTTGGCTCTGCTTCGGTATGACTTTGAGATCAGCAGTGAGCGCCTGCGGGCGATCGGCCTCTACGGTGCGGTTTCCATCGTCGCTTACCTCGCCTTTGGTGCACAGACTAAGGTGTTGCGCAGCCGATACCGAGTAGCCTCTTTTGAGGAGGCGTTGGCACTCGGCTTACTCACTTTCGCAGCGTCCACTGTGGGCTGGAGCGTGGCCGCACTGGTCTTTGGTCCCCTTAAAGCGCCACCGGTCATGGTTCTGGCGGTTCCGCCGATAGTAGTTGTACTCATTGTCGCCGGACGTGGCTTCTCTCGAGCACTTCGTGCGTTCGCGCGAGAATCCGATGATGGCAAGGAGCCGGTCATCATCATCGGTGCGGGAGATGCTGGTAACGAACTGGCCCGGGCCATGGCTATCAATGACCAAAGTCCCTACCGTGTGGTGGGTTTTCTTGACGATGACCCCACCAAGCGTCACCTTCGTCTCATGGGTCGGCCCGTATTGGGCCAGATCGTTGATCTGGAGAACGTTGCCGCACGGTATGAGGTAGACACCGCCATCTTGGCGATCTCTGTTCCGGGCAAGGAGCTCGTCTCTCGGCTTAGCCGGTATGCAAAAAGTGCGGAAGTTGAATTGCTCACTCTCCCACCGGTGGCAATTCGAAACTCTGGCAAGCGCGACCTCGTCGATAAGATCCGACGTTTGGAGGTCTCGGACTTTCTTGGACGTGCTCCAATTGACACCGATCTAGAGTCCGTAAAGGGCTATGTGCAGGGCAAGCGTGTGCTCATCACTGGAGCCGGTGGCTCCATTGGGTCAGAAATTGCGCGTCAAGTACACTCGCTCGGCCCTTCTCAGCTCTACCTCCTGGATCGCGACGAATCAGCTCTCTGTGCCGTGCAGCTCGACATCTACGGAAATGGTCTACTGGACACGGATGACATGGTTCTTTGCGACATCCGCGACATTGAGGCAGTTAATCAAGTCTTCGAGAAGTCGGATCCCGATGTCGTATTTCATGCGGCCGCGCTCAAGCACTTGCCGATGCTGCAGCGCTTTCCGGAGGAGGGTTGGAAAACCAACGTCTTGGGTACTCGCAACGTTCTTGACGCAGCCCTGAGGCAAAGAGTGGAGACATTCGTAAATATTTCCACTGATAAGGCTGCAGAACCTACTTCTGTCCTTGGTCGGACGAAGCAGATCGCCGAGCATCTTACGGCAGCCGCCGCGCAAAAGAGTGAAGATGGCCGGTATGTGTCCGTTCGATTTGGCAATGTCCTTGGCTCGCGCGGGTCTGTGCTGCACTCCTTTTCGAGTCAGATCGAACGTGGGGGACCAATTACGGTGACAGATCCTTCCGTCGAACGCTATTTCATGACGATCCCAGAGGCTTGTGCTTTGGTGATCCAGGCCGGATCTTTTGGGGCCCCAGGAGAAGTTCTCGTCCTTGACATGGGTGAGCCGGTCAAGATTGTGGATGTTGCCCAGCGCATGGTGGAGATGTCCGGTGAAGATATTGAGATTGTCTTCACTGGGTTACGTCCAGGAGAGAAGATGTCGGAAATACTTCTCAACTCAGATGAACTTAGTCGACGACCATTTCATCCATTGGTCAGCCATGTTTCTGTGCCCCCATGTGAGCCGGGCAGAGTGGGGGAACTTTTTGATGGTGTCATTTGGATCTCTGACCTGGGAAAAGTCGCGTGA
- a CDS encoding polysaccharide biosynthesis tyrosine autokinase, which produces MSPSDFAKITLRNILTIVLSVLIGTAGAYGIYLLQKPTYVADATAYVTAINMEGGTDSTYTGTLLAKQKVRSFIPVFTSRTTAERAIRDLGLRSRPDEVVQRIAVTAPTDSVAINVRAEGGTPESARALADAIVSAASIEIEQLEGGPTAGVRVVPMASAALPTSPASPILSRFLLMGFLAGLIIGYTIAFVRFRMDTRIRTVVDIEDTQASVVLGTLPADKLVGRDSKEAKEGEKSSFMSREALRKLRTNLRFVSIDNPPRAIVITSSQPKDGKSTVAVRLAQVIAASGTEVLLVDADLRRPTIASSLGLDETVGLSGILTGDVFLDEAVQSTSDKHLHVVAAGQIPPNPSELLGSQRMRDLLAVLKDDYQYVIIDAPPLLQVTDGALLAASADGAIVVVRSGNTRKSELDAAVRHLESVGAPILGTVLNQVNTKRMAKILNGSDHYYGYGYGYSSRYESVVSTSEAKQPAVEDVPFMSTEVPTEAAEDKRERRSRQANSSVTNTISRPLKRSPVVSTNKVIAEFSDSPEVDVDREASHGRD; this is translated from the coding sequence ATGAGCCCCTCCGATTTCGCCAAGATCACGCTGCGGAATATTTTGACCATCGTCCTTTCCGTCCTGATCGGCACGGCAGGAGCTTATGGCATTTACTTGCTCCAGAAGCCCACTTACGTGGCGGACGCCACTGCCTACGTGACTGCGATCAACATGGAAGGCGGAACCGACTCGACCTACACCGGCACCTTGTTGGCCAAACAGAAGGTTCGCTCATTTATCCCCGTCTTTACCTCTCGCACAACGGCAGAGCGCGCCATCAGAGATCTGGGCCTACGCAGTCGCCCCGACGAGGTGGTTCAGCGAATCGCTGTTACCGCACCAACCGACTCAGTCGCAATCAACGTTCGCGCCGAGGGGGGTACTCCGGAATCAGCGCGCGCTTTGGCTGATGCCATCGTGTCCGCCGCCTCTATAGAAATTGAGCAATTGGAGGGTGGCCCAACTGCTGGGGTCCGCGTCGTCCCCATGGCCTCAGCAGCCCTGCCCACTAGCCCGGCGTCCCCAATTCTCAGCCGATTCCTGCTTATGGGCTTTCTTGCAGGTCTGATCATTGGCTACACGATCGCTTTCGTGCGCTTCCGCATGGACACCCGCATCCGCACTGTCGTCGATATTGAGGACACACAGGCTTCGGTCGTACTTGGGACGCTGCCCGCCGATAAGTTAGTCGGACGTGACTCCAAGGAGGCCAAAGAAGGCGAGAAGAGCAGCTTCATGAGCCGCGAGGCCCTTAGAAAACTCCGCACCAACTTGCGATTTGTCAGCATTGACAATCCTCCTCGTGCGATTGTCATCACCAGTTCGCAACCTAAGGACGGTAAGTCAACTGTCGCTGTTCGCCTGGCACAGGTCATCGCCGCCAGTGGCACCGAAGTACTGCTTGTCGACGCCGACCTACGTCGCCCCACAATTGCATCCTCCCTGGGGCTGGATGAGACCGTCGGCCTCTCTGGAATCCTCACTGGCGATGTCTTCCTCGACGAAGCTGTCCAATCCACGTCCGACAAGCACCTCCACGTCGTTGCTGCCGGTCAAATCCCCCCGAACCCTTCAGAACTGCTGGGGTCACAGCGCATGCGCGATCTCCTCGCCGTCCTCAAGGACGACTACCAATATGTCATTATCGACGCCCCGCCACTGTTGCAAGTCACCGACGGCGCTCTCCTCGCCGCCTCCGCCGATGGCGCTATTGTCGTTGTCCGTTCCGGTAACACTCGCAAGTCCGAACTCGATGCTGCCGTTCGACATCTTGAAAGCGTCGGAGCTCCTATCCTGGGTACAGTGCTTAACCAGGTGAACACCAAGCGTATGGCCAAGATCCTTAATGGCTCGGACCATTACTACGGATACGGCTACGGTTATTCCAGCCGCTACGAAAGCGTCGTCTCCACCAGTGAAGCCAAGCAACCTGCCGTCGAAGACGTTCCATTCATGAGCACTGAAGTTCCTACCGAAGCGGCTGAAGATAAGCGGGAACGTCGCAGCCGCCAGGCCAACTCTTCCGTCACCAACACCATCTCCCGTCCGTTGAAGCGTTCGCCAGTGGTCTCTACGAATAAAGTCATCGCTGAGTTCAGCGACTCCCCAGAGGTAGACGTGGACAGAGAAGCCTCACACGGTCGGGACTGA
- a CDS encoding nucleotidyltransferase family protein produces the protein MPLADRIRLAHASVEYLANQLEIRLIHFKGPLAALAFPSRPSGMGDVDILVDPARLLELVEALKSEGWQANEEPLYPELTHALTISDSACFRCTFDLHVRYPGITLGDQDAFEILWKHRTRLMLAGHRLFTLDKPAHALILLLESARNMAENPGLNHLKREGVLSDIHPAHLVEMWSIAQELGATGALSSVIDSPTRSDAVARAWQLRVSSPGGLTMWWARINDASSLSRKLRLARAALLPQPAFGESAREIQTPRVIVRRWGRGLKQVLHLGTSSLSREWRREQASLGKEILKPAIEGEVTNIAPANNEPRTSRRRSSALEGLEAAIPDLSGLPFAAVALSNESIAALALPAGELIVVSGPSRLLWLATNNPRITDPVQHVAAKFADLPHDGIAQLEAALASMQEHGLVRHE, from the coding sequence GTGCCTCTGGCTGATCGAATCAGGCTCGCACACGCTTCAGTAGAATATCTTGCCAATCAGTTGGAAATTCGGTTGATTCACTTCAAAGGCCCGCTAGCAGCACTCGCCTTTCCTAGTCGCCCAAGTGGCATGGGCGACGTCGATATTCTGGTCGATCCTGCGCGCCTTTTAGAATTGGTCGAGGCACTAAAGAGTGAAGGCTGGCAAGCCAACGAGGAACCGCTCTATCCAGAGCTCACTCACGCACTCACCATCTCCGACTCCGCTTGTTTTAGGTGCACCTTTGACTTACACGTCCGCTATCCAGGTATTACCTTGGGGGACCAAGATGCATTTGAGATCTTGTGGAAGCATCGCACAAGGCTGATGCTGGCCGGCCACCGTCTTTTTACTTTGGACAAGCCTGCACATGCTCTCATTCTATTGCTCGAATCTGCGCGGAACATGGCAGAAAACCCAGGACTAAACCATCTCAAGCGGGAGGGCGTCTTATCTGACATTCACCCTGCACACCTGGTAGAAATGTGGTCAATTGCTCAGGAGCTCGGAGCAACCGGCGCCCTATCCAGTGTCATCGACAGTCCCACCAGGTCTGATGCCGTGGCACGCGCTTGGCAATTGCGAGTTAGCTCTCCCGGTGGTTTGACAATGTGGTGGGCTCGTATAAACGACGCGTCTTCCCTCAGCAGAAAGCTGCGGCTCGCCCGGGCTGCTTTGCTTCCTCAGCCAGCCTTTGGTGAGTCGGCTCGTGAGATTCAAACGCCCAGAGTCATCGTCCGCCGCTGGGGACGAGGTTTGAAACAGGTCCTCCATTTGGGCACCAGCTCCCTTTCCCGAGAATGGAGACGTGAGCAAGCTTCCTTAGGCAAGGAAATCCTAAAACCTGCCATTGAAGGTGAGGTCACCAATATCGCTCCCGCGAACAATGAACCGCGAACAAGCCGTAGGCGATCGAGCGCACTTGAAGGATTAGAAGCTGCTATTCCTGACCTGAGCGGTCTACCCTTCGCTGCGGTCGCCCTCAGTAATGAATCCATTGCGGCTCTGGCCCTGCCAGCTGGTGAGCTCATCGTTGTAAGCGGGCCAAGCAGGCTTCTGTGGTTGGCCACCAACAATCCTAGAATCACGGACCCAGTTCAACATGTGGCCGCCAAATTTGCCGACCTCCCACACGATGGCATTGCGCAACTAGAGGCTGCTCTCGCCTCTATGCAGGAGCACGGGCTGGTGAGACATGAGTAG
- a CDS encoding lipopolysaccharide biosynthesis protein, producing the protein MSSRAKSGLFPVAGAAAGTLLYNLGQWLILILLTQYAGIIEVGLFSLALAISAPFSLLTGMALRTVYVTDVDPERSFGDFLVLRLAGSTLTIVVCLFYALATGTIGTIFVAVVFCKSIDSVTDIFCAPLQENGRLLRIGFQSGLNGVVSAASVAFFLVFLDASVDVAILSSLLGSIAALLVSLPAPRVDTFRASFPAILQIAQTAWPLGISAMVVSLMANVPRYVLNGYVDVGAVGIFSAVAYLTVIGTAVVAALAQLLLPRLVATNRTCRYPALRSDITKLVALTSLASSFIVVAGFFIASPLLSWLYGNEYNEPFTFTILLAAWAAGAVSWMIDLGLSTRRQFRMQLISSLVALTAVTIASFILIAKFNLEGAGLAALIGSVIHLLMRAIFFYNPPPTARHRRPPGQPAQQHQPDRT; encoded by the coding sequence ATGAGTAGCCGTGCTAAAAGCGGGCTATTTCCAGTAGCAGGGGCAGCCGCTGGCACCCTCCTATACAACTTAGGGCAGTGGTTGATTCTCATATTGTTAACCCAATATGCCGGAATCATTGAGGTCGGCCTCTTTTCTTTGGCGCTTGCAATTAGCGCCCCCTTCAGCTTGCTCACCGGCATGGCCCTGCGCACCGTCTACGTCACCGATGTTGACCCGGAACGCAGCTTCGGAGACTTTCTCGTCCTCCGCCTGGCAGGTTCGACGCTCACCATCGTCGTCTGCCTCTTCTACGCCCTCGCCACTGGCACAATCGGAACGATCTTCGTGGCGGTGGTGTTTTGTAAGTCGATCGACTCGGTCACAGACATTTTCTGCGCTCCACTCCAGGAGAACGGTCGTCTCCTCCGAATTGGATTTCAGAGCGGACTCAACGGCGTGGTCAGTGCAGCATCGGTGGCCTTCTTTCTGGTCTTCCTCGATGCTTCCGTCGATGTGGCAATCCTGTCTTCCCTGCTCGGTTCAATCGCTGCCCTATTAGTCTCTCTTCCAGCGCCCCGAGTGGACACCTTCCGAGCCTCATTTCCCGCCATCCTGCAGATCGCCCAGACCGCATGGCCCTTGGGAATCTCAGCAATGGTTGTATCTCTCATGGCCAATGTGCCTCGTTACGTGCTTAACGGCTATGTAGATGTCGGCGCCGTAGGTATCTTCAGCGCGGTCGCGTATCTCACTGTCATTGGCACGGCGGTCGTGGCAGCTCTGGCCCAGCTACTGCTTCCCCGCCTCGTTGCCACAAACCGGACTTGCAGATACCCAGCACTTCGTTCCGATATTACCAAGCTGGTGGCTCTGACTAGCCTAGCAAGTTCTTTCATCGTCGTGGCTGGGTTCTTTATAGCAAGCCCGCTACTGAGCTGGTTATACGGTAATGAATACAACGAACCCTTCACTTTCACCATCCTCTTAGCCGCCTGGGCGGCCGGAGCCGTAAGTTGGATGATTGACTTAGGGCTTTCCACTCGTCGACAATTCAGGATGCAGTTGATCAGCTCCCTTGTAGCTTTGACTGCCGTCACGATCGCGAGCTTCATCTTGATAGCAAAATTCAATCTAGAAGGCGCCGGGTTAGCGGCTTTGATCGGTTCTGTCATCCACTTGCTTATGCGAGCCATCTTCTTCTACAACCCACCACCCACCGCCCGTCACCGTCGACCCCCTGGCCAGCCAGCTCAGCAGCACCAGCCAGACAGGACTTAG